Proteins encoded in a region of the Bacillus sp. T3 genome:
- the miaA gene encoding tRNA (adenosine(37)-N6)-dimethylallyltransferase MiaA, with product MINKQKLVVIIGPTAVGKTKLSIELAKQYNGEIISGDSMQIYRGMDIGTAKIRQEEMEGIPHHLIDIRNPDQDFSAAEFQELVREKIAEIALRNKLPIIVGGTGLYIQAAIYDYHFSEAPSNPDYRKNLEKRAEKEGNQVLHDELVRIDPQSASEIHPNNVRRVIRALEIFHCTGKTKEETQANQSPELLYDTALIGLTMERDQLYERINRRVDIMVEEGLLEEVQSLYNRGLRECQSIQAIGYKEIYQYLDGHISLLDAIDMLKQNSRRYAKRQLTWFRNKMSVKWFDMGDSLSVEKKITEISAYIEGKLKLKSNT from the coding sequence TTGATAAATAAACAAAAATTGGTGGTCATTATTGGTCCGACTGCTGTAGGGAAAACGAAGCTTAGCATTGAATTGGCTAAGCAGTACAACGGGGAAATCATTAGTGGTGACTCCATGCAAATATACCGAGGAATGGATATTGGTACCGCTAAAATTAGACAAGAGGAAATGGAAGGGATTCCGCATCATTTAATCGATATTCGAAATCCTGACCAGGATTTTTCGGCTGCCGAGTTTCAAGAGCTAGTTCGAGAAAAAATTGCGGAGATTGCCTTACGGAACAAGCTTCCAATTATCGTTGGCGGTACAGGACTTTATATCCAAGCGGCTATTTACGATTATCATTTTTCCGAAGCGCCATCCAATCCAGATTATAGAAAAAATCTTGAAAAACGTGCCGAAAAAGAAGGGAATCAAGTATTACATGATGAATTAGTAAGAATTGATCCACAAAGCGCGAGTGAGATTCATCCCAATAATGTTCGTCGTGTGATTCGTGCCCTTGAGATATTTCATTGTACAGGCAAGACAAAGGAAGAGACACAAGCAAATCAATCACCAGAACTTCTATACGATACCGCATTAATTGGATTGACGATGGAACGCGATCAACTTTATGAGCGGATTAACCGCCGCGTTGATATCATGGTAGAGGAAGGTTTGCTTGAGGAGGTCCAATCCCTATATAATCGTGGACTAAGGGAGTGCCAATCCATTCAGGCGATCGGGTACAAAGAAATATATCAATATTTAGATGGACATATCTCTTTGCTAGATGCGATTGATATGCTAAAACAAAACTCACGGAGATATGCCAAAAGGCAATTAACTTGGTTTCGCAACAAAATGAGTGTAAAATGGTTTGATATGGGCGACAGTCTTTCGGTTGAAAAAAAAATCACTGAAATTTCTGCCTATATTGAAGGAAAGCTAAAACTAAAATCGAATACATAA
- the mreBH gene encoding rod-share determining protein MreBH: MITTAEIGIDLGTANILVSSKNKGVIFNEPAVVAIDKNTKKVLAVGIEAKEMIGKTPENIAAIRPLKDGVIADYDVTTDMLKYILKKVGKIGGFTIRKPNVIVCTPSGSTSVDRRAIQDAVRSAGAKKVHLIEEPVAAAIGAGLAVDEPVANVVVDIGGGTTEVGIISYGGVVACHSIQIAGDQMDDDIIQYVRKNYNLLIGDRTAEKIKMEIGHALANHEEMTMEVRGRDLVTGLPKTITLSSRGIHETLMESLLAILEAIRATLEDCPAELSGDIVDRGVILTGGGSLLHGIEDWLSQEISVPVHLAPQPFESVVLGAGKALGYFNLLHAASKEG, translated from the coding sequence ATGATTACAACTGCAGAAATTGGTATAGATTTAGGAACAGCAAATATCCTTGTTTCTTCTAAGAATAAAGGAGTCATTTTTAACGAACCAGCTGTCGTGGCGATTGATAAAAACACAAAAAAGGTACTGGCAGTCGGGATTGAAGCCAAAGAAATGATCGGCAAAACGCCGGAAAATATCGCAGCAATTCGTCCATTAAAGGATGGGGTCATTGCAGACTATGACGTTACAACAGACATGCTGAAATATATTTTGAAAAAAGTAGGGAAGATTGGTGGCTTCACCATTCGAAAGCCAAATGTGATTGTGTGTACCCCTTCAGGCTCAACAAGTGTCGATAGGCGCGCGATTCAGGATGCTGTTCGTAGCGCAGGAGCGAAAAAGGTTCATTTGATTGAGGAGCCAGTAGCTGCGGCAATCGGAGCGGGCTTAGCGGTCGACGAACCGGTTGCCAACGTTGTTGTTGATATCGGCGGTGGTACAACAGAGGTCGGGATTATTTCCTATGGTGGAGTTGTCGCCTGTCATTCGATTCAGATCGCTGGCGATCAAATGGATGACGATATCATTCAATATGTGCGCAAGAATTATAATCTTCTCATTGGCGACAGAACAGCCGAGAAAATCAAAATGGAAATTGGGCACGCACTAGCAAATCATGAGGAAATGACGATGGAGGTTCGCGGTCGCGATTTAGTTACCGGATTGCCAAAAACGATTACGTTGTCCTCACGGGGCATTCACGAAACGCTGATGGAATCGTTATTAGCGATTTTAGAAGCGATCCGGGCAACACTTGAGGACTGTCCTGCAGAATTAAGCGGAGACATCGTCGACCGTGGTGTTATATTAACTGGCGGCGGCTCATTACTTCATGGAATTGAAGATTGGTTAAGCCAAGAAATTTCCGTTCCCGTCCATCTCGCTCCTCAACCGTTTGAATCGGTCGTCCTTGGAGCTGGTAAAGCACTAGGTTATTTTAATTTATTGCATGCTGCGAGTAAGGAAGGTTAA
- the mutL gene encoding DNA mismatch repair endonuclease MutL → MGKIILLDDALSNKIAAGEVVERPASVVKELVENSIDAGSTIIEIDVEEAGLAKIRIIDNGAGIEEEDVLIAFQRHATSKIKDEKDLFRIRTLGFRGEALPSIASVSRLEIKTSTGLSAGTSVVIEGGHVVANEKAPSRKGTDITISDLFFNTPARLKYMKTIHTELGNITDLVNRLALAHPEVSFRLIHNGRQLMQTTGNGDVRQVLAAIYGMNIVKKMIPISGSSLDFTIDGYVALPEITRASRNYISTMINGRFIKNYSLVKAIQEGYHTLLPIGRFPIVMININMDPILVDVNVHPSKLEVRLSKEQELNSLVSWIIKDAFKSQQLIPSGYTAPKIEKPKSEQTYLELDHLPSETESMRGQQSTGLGENKRDTAEQNASSAPRSPQSDTGNVRGGGFSPQVAEAVANLVMMNSGGAFAAPKFAPSESRDSVHREVAVDQQTAKENEGSLDRVNQQIPVEHQHADERNDVEEDHFDGTDEQSGEDYYTDSVPQPSHHNQVSVQPVHQQVASRVPPLYPIGQMHGTYILAQNDKGLYLIDQHAAQERIKYEYYKEKVGQVDSELQELLVPMTFEYSLDEALKIEEHKHELEKVGVFLEEFGINSYIVRAHPVWFPKGEEKEIIEDMIEQLLIMKKVDIKKLREEAAIMMSCKASIKANHHLRNDEIQALLDKLRTTSDPFTCPHGRPIIIHFSTYELEKMFKRVM, encoded by the coding sequence ATGGGAAAAATCATTCTGCTGGATGACGCTCTATCAAATAAAATTGCCGCAGGTGAGGTTGTCGAACGGCCTGCCTCAGTTGTAAAGGAATTAGTCGAAAACTCAATCGATGCAGGTAGTACCATCATTGAAATTGATGTGGAAGAGGCAGGTCTTGCAAAAATACGAATCATCGACAATGGAGCTGGAATCGAGGAAGAGGATGTCCTGATTGCTTTCCAACGCCATGCAACGAGTAAAATCAAGGATGAGAAGGACTTATTCAGAATTCGTACACTAGGATTTCGTGGAGAAGCCTTGCCAAGTATCGCCTCTGTTTCACGGCTTGAAATCAAAACGTCAACAGGTTTGAGCGCGGGAACCAGCGTCGTTATTGAAGGCGGACACGTTGTCGCGAATGAGAAAGCACCGAGTCGAAAAGGAACAGACATCACAATTAGTGATTTATTTTTTAATACGCCTGCGCGGCTAAAATATATGAAGACGATTCATACCGAATTAGGGAATATAACCGATCTTGTTAACCGCCTTGCGCTAGCACATCCCGAGGTTTCGTTTCGGTTAATTCATAATGGCAGGCAGCTTATGCAAACAACAGGTAATGGTGATGTTCGCCAGGTTCTTGCCGCAATTTACGGAATGAATATTGTGAAAAAAATGATCCCGATTAGCGGTTCTTCATTAGATTTTACGATTGATGGCTATGTGGCATTACCTGAAATAACGAGAGCTTCAAGAAATTATATCTCAACGATGATCAATGGTCGTTTTATTAAAAATTACTCCTTGGTCAAAGCAATCCAAGAAGGCTACCATACTCTGTTACCGATTGGCCGCTTTCCAATCGTTATGATCAACATAAATATGGATCCGATCCTTGTTGATGTGAATGTCCATCCATCTAAGCTTGAGGTTCGATTAAGCAAGGAGCAGGAATTAAATTCGTTAGTCAGTTGGATTATTAAGGATGCATTTAAAAGTCAACAATTGATCCCATCTGGCTATACAGCGCCAAAAATCGAAAAGCCAAAATCGGAGCAAACCTACTTAGAACTTGATCATTTACCTTCTGAAACAGAATCGATGCGAGGTCAACAATCAACAGGTTTAGGTGAGAACAAGCGGGATACGGCTGAACAAAATGCGTCATCCGCACCTCGTTCTCCGCAAAGTGATACTGGGAATGTTAGAGGCGGCGGGTTTTCTCCACAAGTGGCCGAAGCAGTCGCCAATCTTGTGATGATGAATAGTGGGGGAGCATTTGCAGCTCCGAAGTTTGCACCTAGTGAATCTCGGGATTCTGTACATCGCGAAGTTGCGGTCGATCAACAGACTGCTAAAGAAAATGAAGGATCCTTAGACCGAGTTAATCAGCAAATTCCTGTTGAGCATCAACATGCCGACGAACGCAATGATGTTGAAGAAGATCATTTCGATGGTACTGATGAACAATCAGGCGAGGACTATTACACTGATTCAGTTCCTCAGCCGTCACATCACAATCAGGTTTCCGTTCAACCCGTCCATCAGCAGGTTGCCTCACGTGTTCCACCTCTCTATCCAATCGGGCAAATGCACGGAACCTATATTTTGGCGCAAAATGATAAGGGTTTATATTTGATTGACCAGCATGCGGCACAGGAACGGATTAAGTATGAATATTATAAGGAAAAGGTCGGACAAGTAGATAGTGAGTTACAAGAATTGCTTGTGCCGATGACCTTTGAATATTCGTTAGATGAAGCGTTGAAAATTGAAGAGCATAAGCACGAGCTCGAAAAGGTTGGCGTGTTTTTAGAGGAGTTTGGTATCAATAGCTACATCGTTCGGGCACATCCCGTATGGTTTCCAAAAGGGGAAGAAAAGGAAATTATTGAGGATATGATTGAGCAGCTTTTAATAATGAAAAAAGTTGACATTAAAAAGTTGCGTGAGGAAGCGGCGATTATGATGAGCTGTAAGGCGTCGATCAAGGCTAATCATCATTTACGAAACGACGAAATACAAGCCTTGCTCGATAAGCTAAGAACGACATCCGACCCATTTACCTGTCCACATGGGCGCCCAATTATCATTCATTTTTCAACCTATGAATTAGAAAAAATGTTTAAAAGAGTAATGTAA
- a CDS encoding outer spore coat protein CotE has product MGEYREIITKAVVAKGRKYTQSKHTICPDHTPSSILGCWIINHKYEAKKVGKTVEIHGTYDINVWYSYCDNTKTEVVTERVSYSDTVKLKHRDPGSFDDQEVIARVLQQPNCCEAVISQSGSKIVVHVEREFLVEVIGETKVCVAVSPGKCGNHEDDWGTDLDDEFKDLNPDFLKEKSEKKK; this is encoded by the coding sequence ATGGGAGAATACAGAGAGATTATTACGAAAGCGGTTGTGGCGAAGGGACGTAAATATACACAGTCTAAACATACAATCTGCCCTGATCACACACCGTCCAGCATTCTCGGCTGTTGGATCATTAACCATAAATACGAGGCGAAAAAGGTCGGAAAAACTGTAGAGATCCACGGTACTTATGACATTAACGTTTGGTACTCATATTGTGATAATACAAAGACAGAGGTAGTAACTGAGCGTGTAAGCTATTCAGATACCGTGAAACTTAAACACCGTGACCCAGGCAGCTTCGATGATCAAGAAGTAATCGCACGTGTCCTACAACAACCGAATTGCTGCGAGGCAGTGATTTCACAGAGTGGAAGCAAAATCGTCGTCCACGTTGAAAGAGAGTTTCTTGTTGAGGTAATCGGTGAAACAAAAGTTTGTGTAGCCGTTAGCCCAGGAAAATGTGGCAATCATGAAGATGATTGGGGAACAGATCTTGATGATGAATTCAAAGATTTAAACCCAGATTTCCTCAAGGAAAAAAGCGAAAAGAAAAAATAA
- a CDS encoding RicAFT regulatory complex protein RicA family protein: MGKYTKDDIVARAKELAQMISETEEVDFFKKAEAKIHDNEKVAQTISTIKGLQKQAVNLHHYGKENALKNVEDKIAQLEAELDEIPVVQEFKQSQIEVNELLQIIASTISNTVTDEIITSTGGDLLQGKTGAALEHDHCNH; this comes from the coding sequence ATGGGGAAGTATACAAAGGATGATATCGTCGCAAGAGCAAAAGAACTTGCACAAATGATTTCTGAAACAGAAGAGGTTGATTTTTTCAAAAAAGCAGAAGCAAAAATCCATGATAATGAAAAAGTTGCGCAAACAATTAGCACCATTAAAGGCTTACAAAAACAAGCTGTTAATCTTCATCATTATGGAAAAGAAAATGCGTTAAAAAATGTCGAGGACAAAATTGCTCAGCTTGAAGCAGAACTAGATGAAATTCCAGTTGTTCAAGAATTTAAGCAATCTCAAATCGAAGTCAATGAATTGCTGCAAATCATTGCGTCAACTATTTCCAATACAGTGACAGACGAAATCATCACCTCTACTGGTGGAGACCTACTTCAAGGAAAAACTGGAGCTGCGCTCGAGCACGATCATTGTAACCACTAA
- the miaB gene encoding tRNA (N6-isopentenyl adenosine(37)-C2)-methylthiotransferase MiaB: MNEKQRLEGQQVQGANSSDKKSDKDYSQYFETVITAPSLKDAKSRGKEEVKYHNDFKIPEEFRGMGDGRKFYIRTYGCQMNEHDTEVMAGIFLSLGYEPTDSVEDANVILLNTCAIRENAENKVFGEIGHLKALKTEKPDLLLGVCGCMSQEESVVNRILSKHNFIDMIFGTHNIHRLPHILQEAYMSKEMVIEVWSKEGDVIENLPKVRRGNIKAWVNIMYGCDKFCTYCIVPFTRGKERSRRPEDIIQEVRNLAAQGYQEITLLGQNVNAYGKDFSDMKYGLGDLMDEIRNIGVPRIRFTTSHPRDFDDHLIEVLAKKGNLMEHIHLPVQSGSTEVLKIMARKYNREQYLELVRKIKAAIPDVTLTTDIIVGYPNETDEQFEETLSLYREVGYEAAYTFIYSPREGTPAAKMVDNVPMEVKKERLQRLNNLVNELSAEAMKQYTGQIVEVLVEGESKNNSDVLAGYTRKNKLVNFTGPKTAIGKIVKVKITEAKTWSLNGEIVEEFEPVEV, from the coding sequence ATGAATGAAAAGCAACGTTTAGAAGGTCAACAAGTGCAGGGTGCTAATTCTTCGGACAAAAAATCCGACAAGGATTACAGCCAGTACTTCGAAACCGTAATTACAGCTCCATCGTTAAAAGATGCGAAATCTCGTGGGAAGGAAGAAGTTAAGTATCATAATGACTTCAAAATTCCTGAAGAATTCCGCGGTATGGGTGACGGAAGAAAATTCTACATTCGCACCTACGGCTGTCAAATGAATGAGCATGATACAGAGGTTATGGCGGGAATCTTTTTAAGCCTTGGCTATGAGCCTACTGATTCTGTTGAGGACGCCAATGTCATTCTATTAAATACGTGTGCGATCCGCGAAAATGCGGAGAACAAAGTATTTGGTGAAATTGGTCACCTTAAAGCTTTAAAGACTGAAAAGCCAGATCTTCTTCTTGGTGTATGTGGCTGTATGTCACAGGAAGAATCCGTCGTCAATCGAATTCTTTCCAAGCATAACTTTATTGACATGATTTTTGGAACGCATAATATCCACCGCTTACCACATATTTTACAAGAAGCGTATATGTCTAAAGAAATGGTTATTGAGGTTTGGTCGAAGGAAGGTGACGTAATTGAAAATCTTCCGAAGGTCCGCCGCGGTAACATCAAGGCATGGGTAAATATTATGTACGGCTGTGATAAATTCTGTACGTACTGTATCGTACCTTTTACGCGTGGAAAAGAGCGTAGCCGTCGACCAGAGGACATTATTCAAGAAGTGCGTAATCTTGCTGCACAGGGATATCAGGAAATCACCTTACTAGGCCAAAACGTGAATGCATATGGTAAGGATTTTAGCGATATGAAATACGGTCTTGGCGATTTAATGGATGAAATTCGCAACATTGGCGTACCACGAATTCGCTTTACAACAAGCCATCCACGCGACTTCGATGATCACTTAATCGAAGTTTTAGCGAAAAAAGGCAACCTGATGGAGCATATACACCTGCCAGTTCAATCCGGATCAACCGAAGTATTGAAAATTATGGCGAGAAAATACAATCGTGAGCAATACCTTGAGCTTGTTCGAAAAATTAAAGCGGCGATTCCAGATGTAACCCTAACCACAGACATCATTGTTGGATATCCGAACGAAACGGATGAGCAATTCGAAGAAACGTTATCATTATATCGTGAAGTAGGATATGAAGCTGCTTACACGTTTATTTACTCTCCTCGTGAAGGAACACCTGCTGCCAAAATGGTAGACAACGTTCCGATGGAAGTGAAAAAAGAACGGTTACAACGCCTAAACAACCTTGTAAATGAACTATCAGCTGAGGCGATGAAACAATATACGGGCCAAATTGTAGAAGTACTAGTTGAAGGGGAAAGTAAAAACAACTCAGATGTTTTAGCGGGCTACACTCGCAAAAATAAATTAGTAAACTTCACCGGTCCAAAAACGGCAATTGGTAAAATTGTTAAAGTGAAAATTACCGAAGCAAAAACATGGTCATTAAACGGAGAAATCGTAGAAGAATTTGAACCAGTCGAGGTGTAG
- a CDS encoding fructose-specific PTS transporter subunit EIIC, which produces MKITELLTQDTITLSIPGTTKESAIDALVTVLDKAGKLTDKNAYKKAILARESQSTTGIGEGIAIPHAKTTAVKQAAIAFGKSTQGVDYQSLDGQPAHLFFMIAAPEGANNTHLEALSRLSSILMNEDAREKLRNAKTAQEVISIIDSYDSQDEKEEQSMAGKKQFIVAVTACPTGIAHTYMAADSLRAKAAELGVEIKVETNGSGGAKNVLTQEEIENATAVIVAADTKVEMARFKGKHVIETAVADGIRKPQELINRAVNQDAPVYKGSAGDVSENKSGSQKGLSVGATIYKHLMSGVSNMLPFVVGGGILIAISFMFGYKAFDPNDPTYNVIAEALMTIGGGSGAFGFIVPVLAGFIAMSIADRPGFAPGMVGGILAAAGGAGFLGGMIAGFLAGYLVVGLKKVLSGLPASLEGIKTILLYPLLGIALTGFIMVFGINKPVGLLNSAITEWLSGIGTGNAVVLGIILGLMMAFDMGGPVNKAAYVFGTGLLANGVYEPMAAIMAAGMVPPLAIAVATTLFKNKFTKQEKDAGKANYIMGLSFITEGAIPFAAADPVRVIPSVMAGAAVTGALSMMFGIGIRAPHGGMFVVPLVDGNWLLYLLAILAGTMVSALLIGFLKKPVTE; this is translated from the coding sequence ATGAAAATTACTGAATTATTAACTCAGGATACGATCACTCTATCAATCCCAGGCACGACGAAAGAGTCAGCGATTGATGCTCTTGTTACTGTACTTGACAAAGCTGGTAAACTTACAGATAAAAATGCATATAAAAAGGCTATTCTAGCAAGAGAAAGCCAAAGTACAACGGGAATTGGGGAAGGTATTGCAATCCCACATGCAAAGACGACTGCTGTGAAACAAGCAGCGATTGCCTTTGGAAAATCAACGCAAGGCGTAGACTATCAATCTCTTGATGGCCAGCCTGCCCATTTGTTCTTTATGATTGCAGCCCCAGAAGGTGCAAACAATACTCATTTAGAGGCGTTGTCTCGTTTATCTTCTATATTAATGAATGAGGATGCACGTGAAAAGTTACGAAATGCTAAGACTGCTCAAGAAGTGATCTCGATTATCGATAGCTATGATTCCCAGGATGAAAAAGAAGAGCAAAGCATGGCGGGTAAAAAGCAATTTATCGTTGCTGTAACGGCTTGCCCAACTGGTATCGCCCACACTTATATGGCTGCAGATTCCCTTCGAGCGAAAGCAGCTGAACTGGGTGTAGAGATTAAAGTTGAAACAAACGGTTCTGGTGGAGCGAAGAATGTGTTAACTCAAGAAGAAATTGAAAATGCAACAGCGGTTATTGTTGCAGCGGATACAAAAGTGGAAATGGCTCGCTTTAAAGGAAAGCATGTCATTGAAACGGCTGTTGCTGATGGAATTCGCAAACCTCAGGAATTAATCAACCGTGCTGTAAATCAAGATGCACCGGTTTATAAAGGTTCGGCTGGAGATGTTTCTGAGAATAAGTCTGGTTCACAAAAAGGCTTAAGTGTAGGCGCGACCATTTACAAGCATTTGATGAGCGGTGTTTCCAACATGCTTCCGTTCGTTGTCGGTGGTGGTATCCTCATCGCCATCTCGTTCATGTTTGGTTATAAGGCATTTGACCCAAATGATCCGACCTATAATGTGATTGCTGAAGCTCTCATGACCATTGGTGGCGGAAGCGGAGCGTTTGGATTTATTGTACCAGTGTTAGCTGGTTTCATTGCGATGAGTATAGCAGACCGTCCTGGATTTGCACCTGGTATGGTTGGAGGAATTTTGGCAGCAGCAGGTGGTGCAGGTTTCCTTGGTGGAATGATTGCCGGCTTCTTAGCAGGTTATTTAGTTGTCGGATTGAAAAAAGTGTTAAGTGGTTTACCTGCTTCTCTTGAAGGAATCAAAACTATCCTTTTATACCCTTTGTTAGGGATTGCATTGACAGGATTCATCATGGTATTCGGAATTAACAAACCAGTTGGTCTTTTAAATAGTGCAATTACAGAGTGGTTATCAGGAATTGGAACTGGAAATGCAGTAGTACTTGGAATTATCCTTGGTTTAATGATGGCATTTGATATGGGTGGTCCTGTTAATAAAGCAGCATACGTTTTTGGTACAGGTTTATTAGCAAACGGTGTTTATGAGCCAATGGCAGCAATTATGGCTGCTGGAATGGTCCCACCTCTTGCAATTGCAGTAGCTACTACTCTATTTAAAAATAAATTTACAAAACAAGAAAAAGATGCTGGTAAAGCAAACTACATTATGGGTCTATCGTTTATCACTGAGGGTGCAATTCCATTTGCAGCTGCTGACCCAGTACGTGTTATTCCATCCGTAATGGCTGGAGCAGCTGTAACAGGTGCATTATCGATGATGTTCGGCATCGGAATTCGTGCTCCACACGGCGGAATGTTCGTTGTTCCTCTAGTGGATGGCAACTGGCTCCTGTATTTGTTAGCCATTTTAGCAGGAACAATGGTCAGTGCATTGCTAATCGGTTTCTTAAAGAAACCAGTTACAGAATAG
- a CDS encoding DeoR/GlpR family DNA-binding transcription regulator, whose product MLTPERHQLILKILKEQNTVKIQDLVDLTNSSESTIRRDLTQLEEEKFLKRIHGGAALLQGKLQEMSMTEKSSKNLQMKKEIAHFAAGLVEEGDCIYLDAGSTIFEMIPFLPDNIVVVTNGLMHVSPIMEKGIDLFLVGGQAKKKTGAIIGRGALLSLENYRFDKCFMGVNGIHPQYGYTTPDQEEAMIKQKAIELSREAFVLADDSKFSEIAFAKIADLHEAVIITNEMNHESIETYHSKTTIKVVTT is encoded by the coding sequence ATGTTAACTCCAGAGAGACATCAATTAATTTTAAAAATCTTAAAAGAACAAAACACCGTGAAAATACAGGATCTTGTTGATTTAACAAATAGCTCTGAATCAACGATTCGTCGTGATCTTACTCAATTAGAGGAAGAGAAATTCCTAAAAAGAATTCACGGAGGTGCTGCACTACTCCAAGGAAAACTGCAGGAAATGAGCATGACAGAAAAATCATCCAAAAACCTTCAAATGAAGAAAGAAATTGCTCATTTTGCAGCAGGCTTGGTGGAAGAAGGCGATTGTATTTATCTTGATGCAGGCTCGACTATTTTTGAGATGATTCCATTCTTACCAGATAATATTGTCGTTGTAACAAATGGATTAATGCATGTCAGTCCAATAATGGAAAAAGGAATTGACCTTTTTCTCGTCGGTGGTCAAGCCAAGAAGAAAACCGGAGCCATCATCGGACGGGGTGCATTACTAAGTCTTGAAAACTATCGGTTTGATAAATGCTTTATGGGAGTAAACGGAATTCATCCTCAGTATGGATACACTACGCCAGACCAGGAAGAGGCGATGATTAAACAAAAAGCAATCGAATTATCGCGCGAGGCATTTGTATTAGCCGATGACTCAAAATTCTCGGAAATTGCTTTTGCGAAAATTGCCGATCTGCATGAAGCAGTCATTATTACAAACGAAATGAATCATGAATCGATAGAAACGTACCATAGCAAAACTACAATTAAGGTTGTGACAACATGA